gttccctaggagtcttccgctgtttgcttatatgttagacaaactatgtgcatggagtcttacatgacatgtttatcaaggaaacgttgcattcaccaaatcatcaccgtgtatcttattttgactgcattgtcaatggaagtactattgtaaactattatttacggtgattgtctatatgtagaaatcatccaatgtcgaaaacctttgatttaaatattcatttatagtgtgccttttcaaaagaatgcaatgtttacaaaacatatcatatagaggtcaaatacctcgcaatgaaatcgatgaatgacgtgttcgtccatatgaatttggagcgatcgtcacagtctgGTATTAGTAAGCCCACTAATATCGTGGATAATTCGGCTGAAGTTATATATCTAACGCGGTAGCTCGTTTTCGTTGTAAAGACAGAAAAATTCACCCATTAATTAACAGTCATTTCATTAAATATGTCTGGGGTAGAAAAAATCTGAAGCGTAGTAGACGTCGGGATAAACAGCGGTGATATGAAAGGTATTTAATCgatgatgtgatgaaagattcggaGGAGGATGATGATGAAGTTGATTGTTGTTCATGTTGCTCATCCGGCTCATCCTACTCATCCTCGGGATCGGAACCGTAGTCTTCATTTATAGTCGTGTCAGTTTTTCGTTTCGGGGTCGTGTATGTTTGTGTTTTTCGTGTATGGTTATTCGTTTGGATCTTCGGTAGTTAGGCTAGGTGTTCGAGGATTTCTTAGTTTTGTTCCAATGTTTTAAGGTTTGTTCAAGTTTTGTTTGTTTGGGTGTTTGTGCGTGATCTCGTGAGttcgtttattttaataatatgcttgcctttctaaaaaaaaataaaaaataaaatttacaTGTCCGTTTTACAGACCGAACTCCGAAGAAATGCTAATATATAGTATAAAAAAATAAATCAAAATATTGGTGGGTGTGACGAATGATGACAAAACAATcataatttattaaaaaaatattaattaattattaattctaaaaatatgCAAGTGGGGACTGCTCAATTTTCATACACACTCGCACACATATACACAATGACATAAgtacatatatacatatctgtTTGCCGTAAACAAAAAAGTCTGCTTGGTTTAAATAGCAAGAAGACCCCCAAAAGTCAACAAGATCCATTTTTTTTCCTTATTCAAAGCTTCTAATTATGTCTTCCTTTTTAAGCTGGTGATTGAGGTAATGTTCATGAATCCAaatttgaagtaaagtttgtatctTTTTTGTATTTTATGGATCAAGATAGGTTTTTTTATGTGGGTTATGCTCTTTATTGCATAAAGATTGAATCTTTTTTGTGTTTATGGTGTGTTTGGAGTTGGGTTTTTGTTATTTGTTTGTGTTCTAAATATTTGGGggaatatttataattttattggTACATCAAGATGATGATTTATTGGTAGCTAAAGCTTCAAAGTTGGTGGAAAAGATAATAGAAGTGTTGGTGAATCGATGCCTAGCTTTGTTACTCAGATACCACCCATCTCCAGTTCAAAGTAATCTCTTATTTGAAGTATATATTTGTAGAATTACAGAAAGTTCCAATTTTTGGTGATATTAAAGAATCTTTGAAATGAAACCCAAATATTGAAAGTTGAAAAAGTTTACTTTACTAGTTTGATGTCCTATACTTCGAGTCTTTATCTATGTGGTTGATTCAATTTGTTACTTTTTGTTAATTTTTTTCGGTTCAAGTCCGTGTATTCTATGAAATGAAATACATATGGTTGGATGGATGGAATTGGTGCTTTACAATCAAAGTAGTTTGTTTACTTAAGGATATGTTTGGATGTGAGTTTATGCCTTGATATTTTGGTAGAAATCATAAAGGTTGTGACTTTTTGATTAGTTAGTGTTGAAATGATCACATCTAAAGAAGCCTGTAACAAGTTGTTGACTGCTTAGATAAGTGGTCAACCGATTTAACGATTATATAGTTCTAATTATTTATTATGAATTAGTGGCACAGAAGGGAACACTAGTCAATCCTCCCGAGTTTTGAATTTTGGGGCGCCTGAGCAGTCCCTTGAATTTCGTGCAGGAGGTGATTCTGATTTTAATAGAGTTTATAGTTTTATCAAATATGACCCGTACCTGCTTTGACCCGTTACCCATCCATCCCATTTTAGCTACCCTACTTACAATGGTTTACTGTTTTTGATGTTCAGTGTACAACTCTACATCTTTGACCAACCAAGCTGCGCATTCTGATCTTCAGTTTGGTATATATGAGAAGGTATAAAATTACACCGACCATTTTAATCCATTTTATGTTAAATTTTGGTATGTGTTATTACAATTACAACTTGATATTAACTGCCACTTTTTGGATTTTAGATGTTACAAGGACAAAATAGATCAAATCAAGTTTCTAATTCCGGTGGTAACCGTGAGGCTTGGTTAGACTCTAATATGGCTAATGGAAGCCCGCATACAGATACTTCCAATGAGATGGACGCTGATGACAGGATTCAAAATGTAAAAACAAATATGTCGTGTTTGTAAATTATTGAGCATTAGTTTTCTTTTTGTATATAAAGTAACCTATGGAATTTAAGTTTTGATTTGTATGCTTATATCTCGTTTGCAGTACGATATGGATCCATCTGATCCTTTTATCGCTTCCGGTTCTGGTGATAGACATAGAGAAAAATTCCCAGAACAAAAGGTAACTAAAAAGTAGCTGAAGATGTTTgattaatttatataaaaataattctGACCTATTTTCACTTAATTTTTAGACATTACGACGACTTGCGCAGAATCGTGAAGCGGCTAGAAAGAGCCGGCTTAGGAAAAAGGTAACAAATATTTGTAAGTTATTTGTAGAGATGGTGGTCTATAAAGATGTCAGCAGTGGCACATTTGTGGCAGTGTTAATTTAGGTTACACTTTTCACTCTAACCAGTCAATTGGGGAAATTTGAAGACCGTAAACTGATTTGAAAGTGAGTCAAATAAGTCAACCGTTTTCCAGCATGTATTCGCAATGAGTGAAATCTAACTAGAAGGCTAATAAGTAGTGTTTGTGGGTTGGTCCAGTCTGACCCGTCCTATTTCGTCCGTACAAAAAGTTATTATATTTTGACCCAGACAGTTGTTGAACCATCACACATTCTgcccttttgtttcatctgatggTCTATTTAATCTGTAATAGTTTTTATGGTACCAACATGGTTGGACCTAAAAGTACCGAGATTTAAGTTCAACTGTTTTTCATTTTATTTGTATAGGCATATGTGCAACAATTGGAAAACAGTCGGTTGAAACTCACACAACTAGAGCAGGAGGTCCAGCGCGCTCGAAAGCAGGTTTACCTTTTAgatacatgtgtgtgtgtgtgtgtgtgtgtgtgtgtgtgtagataCGAGTTAGTTTATGCCATTTCCATATATTTTAACAGGTTATAAACTTCACAACTTTGTTGTGATTTTTGTAGGGTGTTGTAATTTCAAACTCAGGTGACCAGTCTCAACCAAATGGCGGGAATGGTACGTTTAACCCCCGTATACTATATGATACATACTTTGGGTTTGTTTTAATATCAACGAATTTGAATGAAGGTTAATATTATTTACTACGGGTTGTTTTGTTAATCATTTAACAGGTTCGTTGGCGTTCGTAGCAGAATATTCACGGTGGTTAGAAGAGCAAAGCAAACATATAACTGAGCTCAGAACAGCAGTTACTGCACATAAAAGTGACGGTGAACTTCGTTCGTTAGTCGAAACTGCTGCATCACATTTTAATGACATTTTTAGACTAAAAAGGACTGCAGCGAAAGCTGATGTGTTTCATATCATTTATGGAATGTGGACATCACCTGCAGAACGATGTTTTATGTGGATTGGTGGTTTTCGTTCATCTGAACTACTCAAGGCAAGTTCAATAGTGTTGTTTCTGACCTCGTTTTCATTACCTTTTATCATGAAGTGCACATTAACTTTCACCTGATAGCAATTAAGGGATTATTAAGGATAAAAACAgtattatattacatataattaactTTTACAGAATAATTGTGCACGTTGATGTTGTAACTGTCTATAAGATAATGAATCGTGAACTGTATTATTGAATCGTAATTTTCTGTGTGTTTTACAAAAGCCACGAGTGTGGTACATATACAGGAGAACATCTTTCTCTCCAAGTAACCTAACAAACAATCAGCTAAACTAGGAAAATATATGCCtatcataataacaatatttgCTAAATAACAGTGAAGATAAATactaaatataacaaatatatccgTTGACTAATACTCCCCCGCACTCGAAACGGGAGGTGGGCGGACGTTGAGAGTGTCTCGAAAGTCATTAAATAACACTAGCGGGAGTCCCTTGGTAAAGATGTCCGCTACTTGATAACGAGAAGGAACATGAAACACACGAACTTGAGTATAGTGTAATAACAGTCAGTtatttagtatcattttatataGATAGTGTAATAATGTATAGTGTTTGATTGATATGGATTATAATGAAGTTTGATATGATGTGAAACAAAATTAAAACCCTATTTTGAGCTCATTTTTAATCCATGCGAAGTGCACTTAAACCAGATTAGGAGACAATTTTAAAACATTGTAAGCACTTGAATACGCATTAGGTGAACTTAAACCCGTTACAGTTTTAGCTAATTTGTTATATTTTACCCTTTTATTTATATTCCACTAAATACAACCTACATTGGCCTATTTTCATGTAGTGGGTTGAAAATATTCCACTATGTACATCCTCAACCATAGATTCTTATAATCTTTACGATTTTTAACTGTGTACTCATTCCTAATCTTTGTTGATAGTAATACTTCTACACATTTATAAGCATGATTTTTTTCTGTTTACTATTTAGTATATCTCTACATATTACATGAGAAGTACAGAATTTAATGTGCTGTCGATTAGTATTCCTAATTAGATATTAATGTGGATGCAATGCAGCTTCTGGTGAGTCACTTGGAGCCGCTAACGGAACAACAGTTGGCAAGCATCGATCATTTACAGCAAACGTCACTGCAGGCAGAAGAAGCTTTATCACAAGGAATGGATGCATTGCAACAATCATTGGCTGAGACTTTAGCCAGTGATGCACCCGTGGTCCCCGCTGGCTCATCGGGTATGGCCAATTACATGGGTCAAATGGCTATGGCCATGGGGAAGCTGGGCTCACTCGAAAATTTTCTTCGCCAGGTAGATCATCTTTCCAATACTTGATTCATTATTAAGTCACGTTGTTGCTTATATTTAACTCTATAAATACCCTCGCAATGAGGCGATAGAAGTAACGATGGTAGGCGATTGTGGTGCTCCAGGTGCTAATGGAATATATTAAttgttatatgtaatatgtatattgtaggaagtattaattcattattatttttttgtaataTAATAAAGAGAATTTGTATACATATACTTGTATACTCCCCCGACCCAAAATACATGTCCTATTTTGACTTTTAAAAGTCTTTATTTTCAATTTTTACTTAAGATATTTTTGTTTGTGttgtataatatttaatgaaatttatatgaatgaaATGAAAATTAAATGTGTGTTGATTGGTATAAATTTTGTTAAGTATTTTATAGCgcaaacaaaaatatttaaagttaacattgaaataaaaatactttcaAAAGTCAAAATAGGACTGTTATTTTGAGATGGAGGAAGTATAGTATTCGACTGTTAATAGGGAATAGTTTTTATTAACTGGAAATCTGTAAATGAGTTTAGGGTAAATAAGACATTTTCTTGCGTTGAGGCTAATTTAAAGATAATGGTTGAATAGTTTTAAAGATAGTAGAAATTATAAGATAGTTGGTGGAATAAATTAacagagaatttttttttttattataatcagCAACACTAGTATATGTCAATATCCATGATTATATAACTACTCTATACATTAGTTTTATTAACCTCAAAAATTGAAATTTGTAGCATGTTGACCTAAAAAGTCAAAGTTTACTACTTTAGTCATGTTGATCTCAAAAGTCAATCTCCCTAATTACATTACCTTTCTTGCAATAATTCCAGGCTGATCACTTGAGGGAAAAGACATTGCAACAAATGCATACGATACTTACAACCCGACAAT
This genomic stretch from Rutidosis leptorrhynchoides isolate AG116_Rl617_1_P2 chromosome 11, CSIRO_AGI_Rlap_v1, whole genome shotgun sequence harbors:
- the LOC139876509 gene encoding transcription factor TGA2.3-like isoform X1; this encodes MPSFVTQIPPISSSNGTEGNTSQSSRVLNFGAPEQSLEFRAGVYNSTSLTNQAAHSDLQFGIYEKMLQGQNRSNQVSNSGGNREAWLDSNMANGSPHTDTSNEMDADDRIQNYDMDPSDPFIASGSGDRHREKFPEQKTLRRLAQNREAARKSRLRKKAYVQQLENSRLKLTQLEQEVQRARKQGVVISNSGDQSQPNGGNGSLAFVAEYSRWLEEQSKHITELRTAVTAHKSDGELRSLVETAASHFNDIFRLKRTAAKADVFHIIYGMWTSPAERCFMWIGGFRSSELLKLLVSHLEPLTEQQLASIDHLQQTSLQAEEALSQGMDALQQSLAETLASDAPVVPAGSSGMANYMGQMAMAMGKLGSLENFLRQADHLREKTLQQMHTILTTRQSARALLAINDYFSRLRALSTLWLARPQE
- the LOC139876509 gene encoding transcription factor TGA2.3-like isoform X2, with the translated sequence MLQGQNRSNQVSNSGGNREAWLDSNMANGSPHTDTSNEMDADDRIQNYDMDPSDPFIASGSGDRHREKFPEQKTLRRLAQNREAARKSRLRKKAYVQQLENSRLKLTQLEQEVQRARKQGVVISNSGDQSQPNGGNGSLAFVAEYSRWLEEQSKHITELRTAVTAHKSDGELRSLVETAASHFNDIFRLKRTAAKADVFHIIYGMWTSPAERCFMWIGGFRSSELLKLLVSHLEPLTEQQLASIDHLQQTSLQAEEALSQGMDALQQSLAETLASDAPVVPAGSSGMANYMGQMAMAMGKLGSLENFLRQADHLREKTLQQMHTILTTRQSARALLAINDYFSRLRALSTLWLARPQE